A region of Lycium barbarum isolate Lr01 chromosome 3, ASM1917538v2, whole genome shotgun sequence DNA encodes the following proteins:
- the LOC132634156 gene encoding cysteine protease inhibitor 1-like — protein MKSIFSFLLLTTFCLLPFVAFSSTFTCDNPIFLPTSTDDDNGFPLLELPEVLDSNGEPLRVGEEYRILSATSEARRGAVGLAKIGNAKCPNVVVLHAGDIQLGLPVKFYTRHPGPPPLNVIRETNQINVMFSTPNTQRCDNGNFWMVGKPDETAQGLRFVVTSRVPEVPDGVFQIEKFTKASPFYKIRHCPDRSLSTCPKCPCSDVGLTSQSGHSRLALTDQPFSFIFKKVQKSCTDA, from the coding sequence ATGAAGTCCATTTTCAGCTTCCTCTTGCTTACTACTTTCTGTTTGCTTCCCTTTGTGGCCTTTTCATCAACTTTCACTTGCGACAATCCCATTTTCCTGCCCACTAGTACTGATGATGACAACGGTTTCCCCCTCCTTGAACTTCCTGAAGTGTTGGACAGTAATGGCGAACCACTCCGAGTAGGCGAAGAGTACCGCATTCTCTCCGCTACCTCGGAAGCTCGCAGAGGGGCAGTAGGCTTGGCCAAAATTGGAAACGCCAAATGCCCAAACGTCGTGGTCTTGCACGCAGGGGACATTCAACTAGGCCTGCCCGTTAAATTCTATACTAGGCACCCTGGTCCTCCGCCTCTTAATGTGATACGTGAAACTAATCAAATTAATGTTATGTTCTCGACTCCAAATACACAACGCTGTGATAACGGAAACTTTTGGATGGTTGGTAAACCTGACGAGACTGCACAGGGGCTTAGGTTCGTGGTAACTAGTCGTGTCCCAGAAGTTCCAGACGGTGTTTTTCAGATTGAGAAATTTACTAAGGCATCACCTTTTTACAAGATAAGGCATTGTCCCGACCGATCATTATCAACATGTCCAAAATGCCCCTGTTCAGACGTGGGATTGACATCCCAGAGTGGACACAGTCGTCTGGCTCTCACTGACCAGCCTTTTTCCTTCATCTTCAAGAAAGTCCAGAAGAGTTGTACTGATGCATAA